A part of Aegilops tauschii subsp. strangulata cultivar AL8/78 chromosome 2, Aet v6.0, whole genome shotgun sequence genomic DNA contains:
- the LOC109763341 gene encoding nudix hydrolase 26, chloroplastic: MTVAAARCLILTPTVSSSAVLRLPRIARRRPLSCSASPLAVFATMESPPEGYRTNVGICLADPTLTKIFSASRIDIPTAWQMPQGGIDPGEEPRAAAIRELREETGVRSAEIVAEAPNWLTYDFPADVKDKLNARWGTNWKGQAQKWFLFRLTGGDDEINLMGDGSEKPEFSEWAWMTPQQVIEKAVDFKKPVYEETLKHFAPYLQSDPTASS, translated from the exons ATGACGGTGGCCGCCGCACGCTGCCTCATTCTCACCCCCACCGTCTCCTCCTCCGCCGTTCTCCGGCTCCCCCGgatcgcccgccgccgcccgctctcctgctcggcctcgccgctTGCCGTGTTCGCCACCATGGAGTCGCCGCCCGAGGGCTACCGCACCAACGTCGGCATCTGCCTCGCCGACCCCACCCTCACCAAG ATCTTCTCCGCGTCCAGGATCGACATCCCCACGGCGTGGCAGATGCCTCAG GGTGGGATAGACCCAGGGGAAGAGCCACGAGCAGCTGCCATCAGGGAATTGAGGGAAGAAACCGGTGTTAGATCTGCCGAGATTGTCGCCGAG GCCCCCAATTGGTTGACATATGATTTCCCCGCGGATGTCAAAGACAAGCTGAATGCTAGGTGGGGAACCAACTGGAAGGGCCAGGCTCAGAAGTG GTTTCTATTTAGGCTTACGGGGGGTGATGATGAGATCAACCTGATGGGCGATGGATCCGAGAAGCCGGAGTTCTCCGAGTGGGCATGGATGACCCCTCAGCAAGTGATTGAGAAG GCTGTTGATTTCAAGAAACCTGTCTACGAGGAGACACTGAAGCACTTCGCCCCATATCTACAGTCAGATCCAACAGCTTCGTCATAG
- the LOC109763340 gene encoding receptor-like kinase TMK3 encodes MDAPPLLPLILLLAIVGGGGVATAATIHPGDLAVLEDLRRSLTNPEVLGWPKGADPCGGGWDHVSCDRDGRVNNLDLKSIGLAGALPASFSSLDALQDLSLQTNALSGPLPSFRGMAALRHAYLNDNAFSSLPNDFFDGLDSLEEICLDNNPLNATAGGWEIPPALAASSPQLQSLRLTNCSLVGGIPGFLGGMSGLQMLTLSYNRLSGPIPGTFAGSGVQKLWLNNQLGETKLSGTLDVLAGMADLQQAWLHGNQFTGPIPDAISNCKQLAALWLNNNDLVGLVPPGLTALPLLRDVKLDNNNLVGPAPALKTGNLSSSHNGFCAVKPEDKCAPEVMALLQFQAEAGYPVKLTSSWSGNDPCKGWLGVTCSQGKVSVLNLPSSGLNGTISKSLGDLSALSDIRLDSNNLTGHVPDSLTGLKLLKKLDLGMNDLNGPLPAFRPDVNVILTGNPNFNTKTSPGGSAPKDATHSPTTPGAPGSQGQGAASPGQGNKKSKILLATTIPVAIGVVALLSLGAVVLFCKKNGSSVQPQATSSVVVHPRNSSGPDNLVKIVMTSNDSFGATSSGTSSRDSDIHMIEARNFVISVQVLRCATKNFAPDNVLGRGGFGVVYKGVLHDGTMIAVKRMESSVISNKALDEFQAEIAILTKVRHRNLVSIMGYGIEGNERLLVYEHMSNGALSKHLFHWKQHELEPLSWKKRLNIALDVARGMEYLHTLAQQCYIHRDLKSANILLGDDFRAKVSDFGLLKSAPDGNFSVATRLAGTFGYLAPEYAVTGKITTKADVFSFGVVLMELITGMTAIDERRIDEETRYLASWFGQIRKDEEKFRAAIDPTLELTDEIFESISVVAELAGHCTSREPSQRPDMGHAVTVLVPMVEKWKPSSNEAEDYMGIDLHLPLLQMVKGWQESEASMTDGSIMSLSLEDSKGSIPARPAGFAESFTSADGR; translated from the exons ATGGACGCGCCACCGCTCCTCcccctcatcctcctcctcgccatcgtcggcggcggcggggtggccaCGGCCGCGACGATCCACCCGGGCGACCTGGCCGTGCTGGAGGACCTGCGCCGCTCCCTCACCAACCCGGAGGTCCTCGGCTGGCCCAAGGGCGCCGACCCCTGCGGCGGCGGGTGGGACCACGTCTCCTGCGACCGCGACGGCCGGGTCAACAACCTGGACCTCAAGAGCATCGGCCTCGCCGGCGCCCTGCCCGCCTCCTTCTCCTCCCTCGACGCGCTCCAGGACCTCAGCCTCCAGACCAACGCGCTCTCCGGCCCGCTCCCCTCCTTCCGCGGCATGGCGGCCCTCCGCCACGCCTACCTCAACGACAACGCCTTCTCCTCCCTCCCCAACGACTTCTTCGACGGCCTCGACAGCCTCGAGGAGATCTGCCTCGACAACAACCCGCTCAACGCGACCGCCGGGGGGTGGGAGATCCCGCCCGCGctcgccgcctcctcgccgcagcTGCAGAGCCTGCGCCTCACCAACTGCAGCCTCGTCGGCGGGATCCCGGGGTTCCTCGGGGGCATGAGCGGGCTGCAGATGCTCACCCTCTCCTACAACAGGCTCTCCGGCCCGATCCCGGGCACCTTCGCCGGCTCCGGCGTCCAGAAGCTCTGGCTCAACAACCAGCTGGGCGAGACCAAGCTCTCCGGCACGCTCGACGTGCTCGCCGGGATGGCCGACCTCCAGCAGGCGTGGCTGCACGGCAACCAGTTCACCGGCCCCATCCCCGACGCCATCTCCAACTGCAAGCAGCTCGCCGCCCTCTGGCTCAACAACAACGACCTCGTCGGCCTCGTGCCGCCCGGCCTCACCGCCCTGCCGCTGCTCCGCGACGTCAAGCTCGACAACAACAACCTCGTCGGCCCCGCCCCGGCGCTCAAGACCGGCAATCTCAGCTCCTCCCATAACGGCTTCTGCGCCGTCAAGCCCGAGGACAAGTGCGCGCCGGAGGTCATGGCATTGCTCCAGTTCCAAGCCGAGGCTGGTTATCCCGTCAAGCTGACCAGTTCATGGTCCGGGAACGACCCCTGCAAGGGCTGGCTGGGCGTCACCTGCTCTCAGGGGAAGGTGTCGGTGCTCAATCTGCCGTCCTCTGGCCTCAATGGCACCATCAGCAAGAGCCTCGGAGACCTCTCTGCCCTCTCGGACATCAGGCTTGATAGCAATAACCTCACCGGGCATGTGCCGGACAGCCTCACCGGCCTCAAGCTGCTAAAGAAGCTCGATTTGGGCATGAACGACCTGAATGGGCCTCTGCCGGCCTTCAGACCGGACGTCAATGTCATTCTCACCGGCAATCCCAACTTCAACACCAAGACGTCGCCGGGTGGTTCTGCTCCCAAGGACGCCACTCATTCACCAACAACGCCTGGCGCGCCGGGCTCACAAGGCCAAGGGGCTGCCTCTCCTGGCCAAGGGAACAAGAAGAGCAAAATTTTGTTGGCTACCACCATTCCAGTTGCGATCGGCGTGGTGGCTCTGCTGTCCCTGGGTGCTGTGGTGCTCTTCTGCAAGAAAAATGGGTCGTCAGTTCAGCCACAGGCGACCTCCTCCGTCGTCGTCCACCCCCGCAACAGTTCTGGCCCAGACAACTTGGTCAAGATTGTCATGACAAGCAATGACAGCTTCGGCGCGACATCAAGCGGAACCAGCAGCCGGGATAGTGACATCCACATGATCGAGGCGCGCAATTTTGTGATCTCCGTGCAGGTTCTTCGTTGTGCCACCAAAAACTTTGCTCCGGACAATGTGCTTGGCCGTGGCGGATTCGGCGTCGTTTACAAAGGGGTGCTGCACGACGGCACCATGATTGCTGTGAAGAGGATGGAGTCCTCGGTGATCAGCAACAAGGCCCTCGACGAGTTCCAAGCAGAGATTGCCATCCTAACCAAGGTCCGGCACCGCAACCTGGTGTCCATAATGGGCTACGGCATCGAAGGGAATGAAAGGCTGCTGGTCTACGAGCACATGTCCAATGGAGCGCTGAGCAAGCATCTGTTCCACTGGAAGCAGCATGAGCTGGAGCCCCTCTCATGGAAGAAGAGGCTGAACATTGCATTGGATGTTGCTCGTGGAATGGAGTATCTTCACACCCTTGCACAGCAGTGCTACATCCACAGGGATCTTAAGTCAGCAAACATTCTACTTGGCGATGATTTCCGAGCAAAGGTGTCGGATTTCGGGCTCCTTAAATCCGCACCGGACGGGAACTTCTCTGTGGCAACCAGACTCGCTGGAACTTTTGGATACTTGGCGCCTGAATATGCTG TGACCGGAAAAATCACGACGAAAGCAGATGTTTTCAGCTTCGGGGTGGTGCTGATGGAGCTGATAACCGGAATGACCGCCATCGACGAGAGACGCATCGACGAGGAAACCCGGTATCTGGCCTCGTGGTTCGGTCAGATAAGGAAGGACGAAGAGAAGTTCAGGGCAGCCATCGACCCGACCCTGGAGCTCACCGACGAGATTTTCGAGAGCATCTCGGTGGTCGCGGAGCTGGCCGGGCACTGCACCTCCCGGGAGCCCTCCCAGCGGCCGGACATGGGCCACGCCGTGACGGTGCTCGTGCCCATGGTGGAGAAATGGAAGCCGTCGAGCAACGAGGCCGAGGACTACATGGGCATCGACCTGCACCTGCCGCTGCTCCAGATGGTGAAGGGGTGGCAGGAGTCGGAGGCGAGCATGACCGACGGCAGCATCATGAGCCTGAGCCTGGAAGACAGCAAGGGCAGCATCCCCGCCCGGCCCGCCGGGTTCGCCGAGTCCTTCACCTCCGCCGACGGCCGGTGa